One window of Ziziphus jujuba cultivar Dongzao chromosome 5, ASM3175591v1 genomic DNA carries:
- the LOC107420196 gene encoding anthocyanidin 3-O-glucosyltransferase 5-like isoform X1, which produces MVLAESEIATTPHVAVVSSPGMGHIIPLFEFARCLVTLHGLHVSFLNITTEASTAQMQLLHSPNLPSGLDVVDLPLVDLSTLVSKDALVLTRLSINVEQSFGCLKSVLLNLGKLNALVIDLFCTQAFDVCKELSIPVYSFCTTSAAFLAFSLYIPTMDREIEGEYVDLPEPVRLPGCSRVRIEDLLDQVRDRKNDEYKWYKYHVSRLPKAAGILVNTWEDLEPIALGAIRENPVYTEIPTPQIYPVGPLIKDIEPLTASDVDCLAWLDKQPTDSVIFIALGSGGTLSTQQLTEFAWGLELSGQRFIWVVRLPSDIACDMASFFCAGDGEAINDGREMEYLPEGFLERTKEVGLVVSSWAPQVAVLSHPSTGAFVSHCGWNSSLESVRCGVPMIGWPLYAEQRMNATMLMEDVGVLTKPVVEPGQKTIGRLEIERLMRTAIEGEEGKACRRKAKELKESAGKTLSIGGASYESLSHLAKQWKAY; this is translated from the coding sequence TTCATGGTCTCCATGTAAGCTTCCTCAACATCACCACCGAAGCTTCCACCGCTCAGATGCAGCTCCTCCATTCTCCGAACCTTCCGTCCGGCCTTGATGTGGTCGATCTCCCTCTCGTCGACTTATCCACACTCGTAAGCAAAGATGCACTGGTCTTGACCCGTCTATCTATTAACGTAGAACAAAGTTTCGGTTGCCTGAAGTCTGTCCTCCTCAACTTGGGTAAGCTTAATGCTCTTGTCATTGATCTGTTTTGCACCCAGGCTTTCGACGTTTGCAAAGAGCTTTCAATTCCAGTCTACTCCTTCTGCACGACGTCTGCTGCTTTTCTTGCTTTCTCGCTTTATATCCCTACCATGGACCGCGAGATAGAGGGAGAGTATGTGGATCTTCCAGAACCGGTTCGGTTACCGGGTTGCTCTCGCGTACGGATCGAAGACCTTCTCGACCAAGTTCGGGATCGGAAAAATGACGAGTACAAATGGTACAAGTACCACGTCAGCAGGTTGCCCAAGGCAGCTGGGATTTTAGTCAACACGTGGGAGGATCTAGAACCTATTGCGCTTGGAGCCATCAGGGAAAACCCCGTCTATACAGAAATACCGACGCCCCAGATTTACCCGGTTGGACCGTTGATTAAAGATATCGAGCCGTTGACGGCATCGGACGTTGACTGTTTAGCGTGGCTGGATAAGCAACCGACAGACTCGGTCATATTCATCGCGCTCGGTAGCGGCGGGACGTTGTCAACTCAGCAACTCACCGAGTTTGCGTGGGGTTTAGAACTGAGTGGACAGCGGTTCATTTGGGTCGTCCGATTGCCATCTGATATAGCTTGTGACATGGCTTCGTTCTTTTGCGCGGGTGATGGCGAAGCAATTAATGACGGGAGGGAAATGGAATATTTGCCAGAGGGATTCTTGGAAAGGACCAAAGAGGTGGGTCTCGTTGTATCGTCTTGGGCCCCACAGGTGGCGGTGCTAAGCCACCCATCGACCGGCGCGTTTGTATCGCACTGCGGATGGAACTCATCGCTGGAAAGCGTCAGGTGCGGAGTCCCGATGATCGGTTGGCCGCTTTACGCGGAGCAGCGAATGAACGCCACGATGCTGATGGAGGATGTGGGAGTGCTTACGAAGCCGGTGGTGGAACCGGGACAGAAAACGATCGGACGGCTAGAGATTGAGAGGTTGATGAGGACGGCCATCGAAGGAGAGGAAGGAAAAGCGTGTAGACGGAAGGCTAAAGAATTAAAAGAAAGCGCAGGGAAAACCTTGAGTATCGGTGGTGCTTCTTACGAATCACTATCTCATCTGGCCAAACAATGGAAAGCTTATTAG
- the LOC107420196 gene encoding anthocyanidin 3-O-glucosyltransferase 5-like isoform X2 encodes MVLAESEIATTPHVAVVSSPGMGHIIPLFEFARCLVTLHGLHVSFLNITTEASTAQMQLLHSPNLPSGLDVVDLPLVDLSTLAFDVCKELSIPVYSFCTTSAAFLAFSLYIPTMDREIEGEYVDLPEPVRLPGCSRVRIEDLLDQVRDRKNDEYKWYKYHVSRLPKAAGILVNTWEDLEPIALGAIRENPVYTEIPTPQIYPVGPLIKDIEPLTASDVDCLAWLDKQPTDSVIFIALGSGGTLSTQQLTEFAWGLELSGQRFIWVVRLPSDIACDMASFFCAGDGEAINDGREMEYLPEGFLERTKEVGLVVSSWAPQVAVLSHPSTGAFVSHCGWNSSLESVRCGVPMIGWPLYAEQRMNATMLMEDVGVLTKPVVEPGQKTIGRLEIERLMRTAIEGEEGKACRRKAKELKESAGKTLSIGGASYESLSHLAKQWKAY; translated from the exons TTCATGGTCTCCATGTAAGCTTCCTCAACATCACCACCGAAGCTTCCACCGCTCAGATGCAGCTCCTCCATTCTCCGAACCTTCCGTCCGGCCTTGATGTGGTCGATCTCCCTCTCGTCGACTTATCCACACTC GCTTTCGACGTTTGCAAAGAGCTTTCAATTCCAGTCTACTCCTTCTGCACGACGTCTGCTGCTTTTCTTGCTTTCTCGCTTTATATCCCTACCATGGACCGCGAGATAGAGGGAGAGTATGTGGATCTTCCAGAACCGGTTCGGTTACCGGGTTGCTCTCGCGTACGGATCGAAGACCTTCTCGACCAAGTTCGGGATCGGAAAAATGACGAGTACAAATGGTACAAGTACCACGTCAGCAGGTTGCCCAAGGCAGCTGGGATTTTAGTCAACACGTGGGAGGATCTAGAACCTATTGCGCTTGGAGCCATCAGGGAAAACCCCGTCTATACAGAAATACCGACGCCCCAGATTTACCCGGTTGGACCGTTGATTAAAGATATCGAGCCGTTGACGGCATCGGACGTTGACTGTTTAGCGTGGCTGGATAAGCAACCGACAGACTCGGTCATATTCATCGCGCTCGGTAGCGGCGGGACGTTGTCAACTCAGCAACTCACCGAGTTTGCGTGGGGTTTAGAACTGAGTGGACAGCGGTTCATTTGGGTCGTCCGATTGCCATCTGATATAGCTTGTGACATGGCTTCGTTCTTTTGCGCGGGTGATGGCGAAGCAATTAATGACGGGAGGGAAATGGAATATTTGCCAGAGGGATTCTTGGAAAGGACCAAAGAGGTGGGTCTCGTTGTATCGTCTTGGGCCCCACAGGTGGCGGTGCTAAGCCACCCATCGACCGGCGCGTTTGTATCGCACTGCGGATGGAACTCATCGCTGGAAAGCGTCAGGTGCGGAGTCCCGATGATCGGTTGGCCGCTTTACGCGGAGCAGCGAATGAACGCCACGATGCTGATGGAGGATGTGGGAGTGCTTACGAAGCCGGTGGTGGAACCGGGACAGAAAACGATCGGACGGCTAGAGATTGAGAGGTTGATGAGGACGGCCATCGAAGGAGAGGAAGGAAAAGCGTGTAGACGGAAGGCTAAAGAATTAAAAGAAAGCGCAGGGAAAACCTTGAGTATCGGTGGTGCTTCTTACGAATCACTATCTCATCTGGCCAAACAATGGAAAGCTTATTAG